In the genome of Pseudanabaena mucicola str. Chao 1806, the window CCAAAATGGCGCGATTACGAATGCGACAGGAATCACAAACACCACAAGGCGTTTCCCCACCTTGGTAGCATGACCATGTAAGCTCAATTGGTACACCTAAGCGCTTAGCTCATCGGACAATATCTACTTTAGAATCCATCACTAAGGGGGCAACTAATTGTGGTGCATGACCCTATAGTCCGACCTTAGATGAAAGTGCTGCTAATTTCTGGAAAGCTCCTAAATAATCTGGACGACAATCGGGATAGCCCGAATAGTCCACCGCATTAATTCCTAAATAGATTGCCTCGGCTCCCTTTGCCTCGGCTAGAGACAGAGCGATCGCAATAAATACGGTATTTCGTCCTGGAACATAGGTAATCGGGATTTCCTCAGTTTGGATTCCTGCCGTTGGCACTGCAAGATTTGCATCAGTTAGAGCCGAGCCTCCCCACTGCGCCAAATTTACATCAACCACAAAATGATCCTGAATCTGTAGAGCCGCCGCAACTTGTCGAGCCGCTAATAACTCCCGTTCATGGCGTTGTCCATACCGAAAGGACAGGGCGATCGCTTCGTATCCATCGGCGATCGCCTGAGCCGCCGCCGTTGCCGAATCTAACCCACCCGATAGCAGAATTACCGCTTTTTTAGAACTTGGAGAACTGGTGCTTGCAGTCATCTATCTCACTCCTAATAATTTATGCGTTTGCAAACTTATGCGCCAATCAGCATGATTTAAAACATATTGCATAACTAACTCATTGCTGCTTTCTGTCTCCCAATCAGCTTGTAAGTATTTGACCACATTTACAGGAACTCTTGCCGCATTCTGTTCAGCCCACGAGAGATCCGATGCGTCTTTAATGATGACCTTAAGCTCACTGACTTGGTGATAAATGCTGTTGTGAGGGAATTTGAACTTCTTAGGTGAAAAAGTCACCCAGTCAAAGTGACCACTAAACGGATGGGAACCAGATGTTTCAAGATGAACCCGCAAATCTTGCTCCTTTAGCTGTCGAGTCAACTCGGTTAAATCACGCATTAATGGTTCACCCCCAGTAATAACCACGATCGCTGGATGAGCATTGACTGCCTCTATGACCAAATCGGAGATCTCGATTTGATGATGTCTTTTGATATTCCAAGAGATTTTGGTATCACACCAGGGACAGCCGACATCACAACCAGCTAAGCGGATAAAAAAAGCATTTACACCCATCCATGTACCTTCCCCCTGAACCGAATGGAAAGTCTCAACTACGGGTAAATGAGTTAAATGGTGGATTTGAGTCATAGCCTATATAGATTCCCAATAATCAAAAAATCTGTACCGATTTGCCGTAATTGGGGTTGGTTGAGTTGAATAGCCTCAGTCATCAGGTTGAATCCCAAATCGTCAATGGGACTAGGAGCCATAAAACCACCAATCAATTTAGGAGCGATAAAAGCATAGATCTTTTGTACCATCTGCGCTTTAATTGCCACCGATCCCAGCTTGCCTCCACATTCCCATAAAACTTGATTAAATCCGCGACTCGCTAGTTCTTGCATCACAATTTGTGGAGATAGATCTTCTAGTTCGAGAATTTCCACATGGCGATCACTGAGTTTTTGCTTCAGTTGAGTATTTTGATGTGGCAAAGTCATCACAAGCGTTTTCTCAGCATCTGTGACATTCCATAAATTGGCTTCTTCAGGAAGATTAAAGCTCTTAGTAACGACTACACGCAAAGGACAATGCTTGCTCAATCCATGCGTCGTTAAGTGTGGATTATCCAGTCTCACCGTATTTCCACCTGTAATAATCGCATCACAACCCAAACGCAGATCGCGGACGAACTGTCGTGATTCTTGCCCCGTAATCCAATAGCTATGCCCAGAAATTGTGGCAATCTTCCCATCGAGGGTCATAGCATATTTAAAAATCCCCAAAGGCAAATTCGTTTTTACCCGATAAAAAAAAGCCTCATTTAGTTCTAGACATTGCTGCTCCAGAATGCCAGTAGTGACTTGAATGCCTGCGGCTCTAAGGCGATCGCATCCCGCACCTGCAACCCTCGGATCGACATCGATCGCACCAACCACCACCTTACCAATTCCTGCTTGAATAATTGCTTCAGAACAGGGAGGTGTCCGTCCGTAGTGATTGCAAGGCTCAAGATTGACATACAACGTGGCATCGCTTAAATCTGCACCTGTTTGCTGGGCAGCTCGAATCGCAAATACTTCAGCATGGGGTTCTCCTGCTTTAGGATGAAAACCTTCGCCTAAGACCTGCCCATTTTTGATAATCACACTCCCCACCAGAGGGTTAGGCGCAGTCTGTCCGCGACCTTGTTTTGCCAAATCAATACATCTTTGCATCCAGCAATCATGAACAGATGTAATATCTTTTCTATCTACATTTTCTATCATTAACTATAAATACAGTACTTTGTATGTGATAACACCTAAAATAAATTTTTGTAAGTAATAAAAAACCTCATTTTTAAAATTTATCTGTATTGCATCGCTTTGCCCTAACTTAAAATCCAGAAGATTTTTGGAAGGAATTATGAAGTGACGCTATAAAAATTCTTCTGTAATAATTAAATAATTAAAGTCTCAAAGAGTTGTAATTATTAATTTGCTGAAGGCAAAACAACTGTAAACTTTGTCCCAATGTTGACCTCACTTTCTACTGCAATCTTGCCGCTATGGGCATCTACAGCTTGCTTAGCTATATATAAACCCATACCTAAACCATTAACTCTACCAACATTTTCAGCTCTTAAAAATGGCAAGAATAAACTGTTTAAATATTCTTCAGGTATACCAATACCATAATCAGTGATACTTAAAATCAACTTCTGCGATTCACAGGTTAAATCCACATCAACAGTGCCACCTTCATAGGAATATTTAATTGCATTAGAGACTAAATTCATTACTATATGCCATAGCAATCTCTTATCAACTTTAAGTTTATGAAATTTGCCATGGCTTTGAAATTTAAGACGACATTTGCGGTTTTGATCTTCTGTCACAAAACTTTCAACTAATTGCTGGCAATAAGCCTTAACATTCACATTTTCAGGATGAAATGGAAATTTGCCCGACTCTGAACAAGAGATCAATTTGATTTCTTCCAGCAACCAGTTAATGTCTTTAATCGCTGATTGAATAGCTGACAGGTTCTTTGCTCTACTTTCCTTAGTTAATTGTTCTTCAAAGTTCTGTAATTTCCAAATTAATAACCTAATTACTGACATCGGTGTCGAAAATTCATGGGATGCCATTGCCAGTAAACGATTTTTTAAGGAATGTAGTTCCTTTTCTTTATCTAAAGCTTCTTGGAGAAGTTTATCCTCGTGATGTTTTTTGAGGGCAAGCATAATTGCCATGTTTACTTCAGCATATCGAAGAGGCTTAGTGAGATATCCGTAAGGTGAAGTCGAAATTACTTGATCGAAAATTTCGGGATCGCTAAAGGCTGTGAGATAGATGACAGGGATCGATGCAATCTTATTGATTGCATTAACCGCAGTAACACCACTTTCAGCGCCTCTTAATTTAATATCCATCAAAATAATGTCTGGGACTTGGCGACGGATGGCGGCGATCGCATCATTACTACTGTCAACTATTTCTAAAACTCTATAACCTAAGTCAGATAAAACATCCGAAAGTGCATTTGCGGTAACAAGTTCATCTTCCACAATTAAGACATTTGCAGTTGTATTAGTCTGTACGGTCATGATATTCACTGTATCTAGCTCGTAATTGGGGTAAGCTGCGTCTAACAATGTTTATATTTTAATTATAGGATCGCCAGATAAAATTTATATTAAATATATCAAGAATTAGGACGCCAAAGTATAGCCTATCCTACACTTTAAATTAATACTAAATGGGAGATATTTTCTTAAAAGTATTATTAAACAGTATATTTAAGGACAATGTTTTTTTTACTGAAGATGAAGGTGCTGTAGTTGACTTAACACGATACAATAGTAAATCCTTGCTTCTAGTATCTAAGTTAATAGAAGCCGATTTACTTGCCCGTAAGGAAATAACTAAATGACTGTCAAGCGTTTGTACGAAACTATGTATATCCTGCGTCCTGATCTTCCCGATCAGGATGCTGATGCCGCGATTGCCAAATACCAAGACTTCTTAGTTCAACAAGAAGCAGAAGACATTACCATTCAACATCGTGGTAGACGTAGATTAGCCTACGACATTAAGGGACATCGTGAGGGTATTTATATTCAAGTTAATTACTCTGCAACTCCTAAAACTATAGAAACTCTAGAAAGAACATTTCGCCTTGGTGATGATGTAATCCGTTATCTCACGATTAAGCTCGAGCCAGAAACTGCTGAAGATAGCATTGATGCGATTCCTGATGCGGAAACTCCTGTAGAAGAAGTAGCTGCGGTTGAATAAGATATTCACACAAAAAAAAGAGGCTGTGCTTTGCACAGCCTCTTTTTTTTGTGTGAATTAAATAATGCCAAAAAAGTGTAATACACCTTGACCACTAATTAATTCGATCGCTAGTGCAGATACAAAACCAATCATGGCTAAACGTCCATTCCAATTTTCAGCCCCAGTATTAAATCCAAAACTCCATGCATTACGGTTTTCATCAGACATGATTAATTCACCTAATAAATTTATTGCTTTATGTTACGAAGTGTAACAGGTGTTAAGGGTCGTTGCAATCTTTCTTTATATTTTCTATCTTTCGGAATAAAAAACTGATTTTTATAGGTCAGCTTCGCCAATCTCTATAAATTGGGATTTTACATTGAGCCTTTACAATGAAAACTGCAATACCGATCAAATCAGTAACTTTGATAATGACTTTGGTGTGATCGTGAATGGATTGGGTAAAATCCTAAGGACATTAAAATCAATGATCCACGCAAGGACAGAGTTAATTATGCGAAAAATATGGATTAGGCTTCTAGCGGGTTGTTTAGCCGTGCTAATCAATTTAACAACAACTGGCACAGTGTGGGCATCTACTCCTAAGAAGACAGGAGATCCAAAATTTCAGGGCATTCCCCTACAATGCTATGTATCTCTAGCAGATGCAGGGACATCCCCTGAAGCTAAGGTCGCAGCCTATACTGAAATCGCAGGTCAATATCTAGAATTCCAAAGTCCTGATCGGGCAAAAAAAGTTTTAGAAAAGAGTATTGCTACTGCTCAGGATATTGTTAATCCCTCTCTAAAAGCTTTTGCCCTATTAGATACCGCAGGTCGATTAACTAAAGCTTCGGATCTAAAACTAGCCGCAGACACACTCGATAACACTCTAAAGATCGCTAAAGATTTGCCTGATCCTGTAGATAGAGTTTTTGCATATATTAAAATTGCCCAAGCCTATGGTGAAGCTGGGAAGAAGGAAAAAGCTCAAAATTTACTGGATACCACGATTAAAGCAACACCTGAAGTCATTGATCCCTACGCCCGATCACGAGCTTTTGCAGCGATCTCTAATGTATATACTGAGCTAGGAGATGACTTTAAATCCGAGTCTGCAATCTCTGAAGCTACTCAGTTACTATTGATGATTGAAAATCGGAATATCAAAAATAGAGCACAGGTGGAGATCGCAGGTAGCTATGCTCAAGCGGGCAATCATGCTCAGGCTATTGCCTCTTTATCTAAGGTTTTCCAAGAGTTTGATGCCATCCGTGATACTGCGATCGCTGCCGCCAAAGATGCAGCAAAAAATGCCAAATCCGCGAAGAAGTCATTGCCCAAAACAGCGACTAAGGATGTCAAAAAGGAGGATTCTTCAGAAGAAAATGCTGCTCCTCCTGATCCACAAGTTGTCGAACAAACAGAGACCGCTAATGCCGAAATTTTGAAAACACGATCTTTATTTCTCGTAGCTAGCCAATATTTAGTGGGTAAGCAGTATGACAAGGCTTTAGAAGTCATTGCCAATCTTGACGCAAAATCAATGGAGAAAAATATTGGTATTGCTAATGTGGCGATTGCCTATGCCAAAGACAAGAAGACCGATGAAGCGATCAAATTACTAGCTCAAAGCCTTGAAGGATTGGATGCATTTCCCCCTTCCATTGATGGCTTTAATTTACTAATTGAGGTCGGTCGTCAATACCAATCACTCAATAAGACTGAGGAAGCAAAACAAGTTTGGGGCAAGGCATCAAGCTTAGCCAAAAAATTGACTCAACCCGCACAACGTCTCCTTGCTCTCAACATTATGGCAAGTAACTATGGCGAATTTGGCTTAATTGACCAAGTAGAGCCCATTTTGCAAGATAGCTTTGCTCTCACTAAAACTGCCCCCGATCCGAATATTCGCTCACGAGCTTTCTCGGATATTAGTAGTGCCTATTGGGCGATCGGTCAGCGCGATAAAGCTAAAGAAATTGCCAAAGAAATCGAAAATCCCAAAGAACAGGAACAACTAGGTAAGTTGTTTACTTGCGCTAGTTAAAGCCAACTCTTTATGTAAAGACAAAAAGCCTCGCATTGCGAGGCTTTTTGTCTTTACATAAAAATGACTTTGTTCTTATTCAGATAGCTGTAATGAACTAAGAGCCGCCCAGCGCTTGTCTATAGAATTTTCTATATTACTAGGATGGGAATCACTTAAGTCCAAAGCAGGCGCATCAGGCGCAATTTTCGGATAGGGAATCGCTAAAGTTAATTGTTCATAAAGCCATTCCTCAGGATCGAAACAGCCATTAGGAGACAAAGACTCGACTAAATCCCCAGCGTCCACCTCTCTCTCCGTAGGATACTCACTTTCGAGTAATGGTTCTGCTAACCAAATCGTTTCGGAAGTATCGATCGCCAAGCGATAGTTAAACTGCACCAAGGTGCGATCGCAGGTCAAAGTAATAATTGTCGAAGCCTTCGCGCTGACTTCTAAAAATGAACCAACATGATGCACAGAGATAAATCCTTGAACAGGGGTAAGTGTTTCCAACCCTTTGATAAATTCCTTAAACTCAAAAGACTCAGTTGCTTCAACGGCTCTGGCAATTTGGGGGATATATAGCTTTTCCATTAACTCTAAACCAATTTAACAATTAAGTGACGATTTGGCTCTTTACCCTGACTATAGGTTTCGATATCAGGAAAACTTTCTAAAAGCTGATGAATGTATCGGCGATCAGCAGATGAAAGATGTTTCAGAGCCAGTTCAGCTCGGGTCTCACGCACTTTTTGCACAGCATTTTCTGCTAATTCATGCAAACTGGCTAAATGCTTAGAGCGATAACCATTTAATTCAACAGTATAGAAATTATGGTTTTGACGAAGGTTTTCTGATTGGTTTGTATCGGATGGGATATGGTTATTGAGGATAGTATTTGCTAAATATTGCAGAGAATCAATTACCACACCATCTTGACCTACTAATCCTTGAATTTGCTGCTCTTGCAAACCCTCAGTACTTATTTCTAGCCAATAATTTTGAGAATTACTAGCAACGTTTGGAGATCCTTCCATAAGACTAGTATTTACTGAAGTTGTATACCCCATTAAGCCTAAAAGATCCTGCAGCCAATTTGCACTTGTGAAAGAATCTTCCATAAACAATAGTTACCTAATCAATGTTTTACCAGATATTTATAGCGCTTTTAGGACTTACGCATTGGGTAGATGTGGTGCGGGCTTCGCCCGCACCACATCTACCTCAAGCCTAATAAATTCGTTCGGTTTGCGTAATTCCTAGCTTTTTAAGAAATCGAGGTATAGAATTATTTCTTTGCCTTTGACCAAGAAATAATTATCAGTCTACTGTAGTAATGGTTTGTTTCCCTATATTCGGCGAAAACAATTGCTTTAAAAGCACTATAAGCGACACAAAGTGCCGCTTATAGTGCTTTAACCTTATTTAGTGAAGATTTTGGTCTAATTTAGCTCTTTTTCTTTTTCTTAGAAGAGTTGGAATTAGGCTCAAAGGGTAAAGCTGATTTAGTCGGAGTCTTACCATCTTTGTCTTTGTCGTCAACTACAGTTGCTTTTTTAGCTTTAGCATCAAAGGGGATCTTGCTAGATTCTGACTTGCTAGGTGTAATTGATTTTGGTTCAGTCTTTGCCTTGCTAGCAGGAGCAGCATTTGCCGAAACAGTAACTAGCTTTTGGAGATTTTCTGGTAATGGTTCTTTAGCGACGATAAATGCTTGTAATGTCTGAAAAATATTGGCAATCAACATATAGAGCATTACTCCCGATGGCAAAGGGAAGAACAAAAACATACCAGAGAAAATAATTGGTGTGAGTTTATTCATCGTGTCTTGCTGAGCAGTCTCTGGAGATGGACTGTCATTTTTGGGAGTAGATCCACTGGAAATTGCTTGGTTAGCATAAAGGCTAATCCCAAAGCCTAATACCATGATGACGATATCCCAGTTAATGCTGCCATCTGCATTGGTTACACCAGTTTTACCAAGAGCCTTGATAAAGAGAAAACCTTTGTTAGATGCTAATCCGGGAACAGTTGCTTGAACCGTGACTTCACCAGATTGCTTCGCAACTACAGTTCCATCATCTAAAACCTCAACTAGGTCTTGCCCTTTGGTCACTTTCCACTTAGGAGTTAGTTCTACGTCTGGGTATTCAGCAGCTAAAGCTTTAAAATCTTGTCCTTGAGCAGTTTGTAAAATAATTTTTGATTGCTCACCGATCGCTAAATTTGTACCATTTACCGCAGTTGCAAGAACTGGATAATGCACGCGATCGGCAAAGTAAACATTTTGACTAGGCGAAGTGAAAGCCTGATGAATTATTTGCTCTTGATTTTCCGCAGGAGAGATCTGAAAGTTTAAAGAATAGTTAATGTCTGCAAAGGGCGATCCTCTAAGAGTGGCAAACAAAGCAAAGAGAATTGGCAATTGCACCAGTGCAGGTAGGCATCCCGAGAGAGGATTACCAAATTCTTTGAAGTTTGCCGAGTTTACTTTGGCTAGCTCCTCTTGCTGTTTGGCAGGATCGCTTTTGTAACGCTCTTGCACTTCTTTGATTCTTTGTTGCATCACGGGGTTAGCGATTTTCATGCGACGCATACTGCGAAGCTGATTAGCGCTAACGGGAAACAACGCAAAACGTACAACCAACGTCAATGCAATAATTGCCAATCCATAGCTCGGCACGATGCCGTAAAAAAAATCTAGGAAAGGCAACATTATGTTGTTGGAAAGAAAACCTACACCGAAATCCATTTTCTACTTTACTGTTGAGTTTGCATCTAAATGATTATTGATCACTTATTAAAATTAGGATCGCCCAAGAGCTGAGCTTCTAGGGCGATCCTGAAATATTTTAGGCTTTGCTACCGATCGCACCGCTTCTGTCTTGGGCTTTCAGACTTAGCTTTGATTCGATATATTCGTATGTTTCACGAAATTTTGGTAAAGACTTTAATTCAAGGCGGGAGCCATCTTTTAGGGTCAGTACCATGTCACCCCAACTGCCTAAACCACGAGGAACCGTGACAATTTTGACAATTTCTGCATACACAACATCCGTGCGAGTTTGACCTCTCCATCCGCCTGTGACAGTAATGCGTCGATTGGTGATGCGATAACGTACCCATAAAGCCCTTGCGATCGCCGCAATGCCAAAAGGAATTGTGATCACAAAAATACTCATCAGCAAGCTAATAATTAGATCGCCGATGTGAGGTGCGCCTTCGTAATAAACTTCCTCATTAACTGCCATGCAAAACCTTCGCCTTTGCTAATAAATTCCAGAGATCATCCCAAAGTTGTTGGTAGGTTGGTTTGCTTTGAGAAGCAATAACTGTTACAACAATTTGTAATCCACTCTTTAATTGTGACAGAAGTTGTCGAAAAATTGCACGAAGTTGTCGCTTAAATCGATTACGGCTTACCGCCAACTTGTTGACTTTTTTGCTAACAACAATGCCTATCTTCGTGAATTCAGCTTTACTATCCACAAGAATTCTCATATTTAGGTAAGTGCCTCTGTAGCGATCGCCATTGGCATATACCTTTGCGAATTCCTCTCGCCGTCGCAGACGGTTTTGATTGGGGAGCACTAGAAAATTAACAAGTACAGGTTAAGTACGAATAGGTTTGCGAATTAAATCCGAATAGTTATACGGTTGTCAAGCGAACTCTGCCTCTGCTGCGGCGAGCTTTGATAACGCGGCGACCTGTGGGGGATTCCATTCTGGCGCGAAATCCAGAGGTGCGTTTCTTTTTGCGGACACTACCGCGTAGGGTACGTTTTGTCATAACCGTTACTTACTTATGGATTTTCAAAGAATGTCAATTTTTTCACAGGCTTTTAATTATAACACTTTTACATAGCGTATGTATAAATTAAGAGAAGAGTTGCGTTGCAACTCTTCTCTTAATTTATTGTTCAGGTGTAGGTGGGACATAGTAATATTTGCGATCGACTGCTTTTACTGATAGATCCGCTAGCAGTCCCAGACATAAAAAAACTGCCATGATATACATGGTCATCATATAGGATTCAGCCTTGGGTACGCCGATTTTGATTTGGTAGTCGTGGATATAGTTAATCATTACAGGTCCCAACACACCAGCAACTGACCATGCAGTAAGCAATCTGCCGTGAATGGCTCCTACATGCATGGTACCAAATAGATCGCGTAAATAGGCAGGAATCGTGGCAAAGCCACCGCCATAGGTACTTAGGACAATGCAGAAACAGACATCGAATAAAAAAATATTATGAAGATGTCCGATCACAGGAATAAGTGGATAGAGCAAAATCCCTAATCCGAAAAATACGATATAGGTACGCTTTCGTCCTAGGTAGTCAGATACCGATGACCAAAAGAATCGCCCCAGCATATTAAATAGACTCAGAAGCGAGACAAACATTGCACCCTCCTTCGGCGTAACTTGAAAGATTTCCTGAATCATTGGTGATGCTTGACTTAAGATACCAATGCCTGCGGTAACATTGGTGCATAAAACGATCCAGAGCAACCAAAACTGGGGTGTATGGATCGCATCATAAGCAGATACATTTGCTTTAGTGACTAATGGCTGTGCAATTAAGTTAGGTTGATAATTTGCGGGTAGCCAATCAGGGTGAGGCACGCGCACAAATGCTACCCCAATCATCATTAAACAGAAATAACTAATTCCCATTGTTAAGAAAGTCGGCATGACCCCAACAGAAGTCGATGATTTAAAAAATTCCATCAATTGCACTGCAAAGGGGGAACCAATAATCGCTCCACCTCCAAACCCCATAATGGCTATCCCTGTTGCCATCCCCGGACGATCAGGAAACCATTTAATCAATGTAGATACGGGCGAAATATAGCCAATCCCCAAGCCGATGCCACCTAAGACTCCATAGCCTAGGTATAGCAATATAATTTGGTGGAGCGCAACCCCGATCGCTGATATAAAAAATCCGCCACTAAAGCAAAGAGCCGCAACAAACATGGCTTTGCGAGGACCTTCGCGTTCTACCCATCGACCAAAGGTTGCAGCGGAAAGTCCCAGAAATGCGATCGCGCAGGAAAAAATCCAGCCTAATGTGGTTAATCTCCAATCATCTGGGGCACTTTGGGTGATACCAATGAGTTTGGTGAGGGGTAGGTTGAAAACACTAAAGGCGTATACTTGTCCGATCGAAAGGTGAATAGCTAAGGCGGCGATCGCAATAAACCAACGGTTAAACTGAGGCGGTGCGATGGTGCGATCGCGATCAAAAAATTTCGGTAGTCTCATTAGAGATATTCCTATTGAACTACGGCTTATAAGTATAAGTCTTGTCTAAGCCAAAGCAAATCGTGAAACAGAATGATAAATATTGGATAAACAAAGCTTTGGGCTTACTTAATGACTAGAAATAGTGCCGGGCTACTCAAAGTCTATAGGCTGTATTTGAGCTTTTTTATCACGAGACAGATGGTAAAGCTTTACTGATTTCTCTACTTTCCTTATTTTCCTATTAAACAACGGATCCTTTTCTGAAATCTCTAAAATTTCATCTAGTTTTGAGTTTATGTTAATCCTTAATGGTTTGTGAAAGCGCACCATTCGGGGTGCACTTCCACAAATCCAAAAACATACAAAAAGTTAGGGCTGCTTTATTTGAGTACTTTTCAACAAAAAAAGAGGATACGCTTAGCGCATCCTCTTTTGAGGTCAGAATTAGTCAGAAGGAGGACTGACTTGTTCTTTGAATGACTTACCAGCGGAGAAAGCAGGAACTTTAGTAGCTGGGATTTCCATCTTTTCGCCAGTCTTAGGGTTGCGTCCTTCACGGGCTTTACGATCGCGAGCTTCAAAAGAACCGAAGCCCACCAAAGTTACTTTGTCTCCGCTAGCTACAGTATCGATGATTACTTCAAGGGTTGCAGAGAGAACTTCGTCAGCAGTCTTTTTGTTGACTGATACGCCTTTCTCAGCAGCTTTCTTAGCAATAGCATCAACTAGTTCACCTTTGTTCATAGGTTTCCCCTTAATATAGATAATTTGTGAGTATGAGTTTAATTTCAAAGAAATATTTGTGCGATTGCTTTTGATGAAAGCCGCACTGACTATGACTTCTGTTTGATCATTTTAATAGCAACTTGCCACTTGTGTATATACACAACGGTTAATTTATAGGGATTTGAGCAGTTTTTTCTAATTACTTATTGCCGCAATTCTTGATTGAATCCATCAAATCTTCTCCCAGACAGCTTTTCGAGGATCAGTCAACATCATAAATCAGTGTAACCTAGACAGGGCAAGCACTTCACAAAAGTTTAGATTTTGATGATAAATAGCTGAATTCTGCTAACTTGCCCCAGCAGCAATTTCCATTATCAGTAAGGTAATGCTAGTTAGGGATAATTTAAAACGAGCTATGGCTTGTGTGCTTTGAGAGAGGGTCTGCTACACAGCCCCTCTCTCAAAGCCAGAAATTAAAAGACTTGCTAAGCAGGTCTTTTGATTTCTGGCTTATAAAATTTGCAAGCTTAACTCGAACTGGCGTTTGGCTCTTGCTGATAAAAAATGTCCCACCAAAGTTATCTACCTTCGACTTCGCTCTGCTAAGGTTGGCTGAGCTGAGTCGAAGCCACAGATACTTTAGCTAATAACAAGTCACTTATGTAGAAATATCTTTGCTAACTTATCGGGAGAAATTAGGATAATTACTGCGTCTGCTACTCCTAAAACTCTACATTAAGATGGATTCTCATCACTTTGTTGGTTGTAATTCAAAATTCTAGGTTTTGATCAAGATACTATTGTTAAAAATTGTTAGTATCTTCGCAATCAAACTTTGCATTCCACTTACCAAATATGCATTCATCCACGCCAACTAGTCCCAAAGAGATAACTCGTCAGTCTCCCCTCATAATTGCACCATTTTTCCTTTGGGGAACTGCTATGGTCGTGATGAAGGCTTTATTACCACAAACTAGTCCCATGTTTATGGCGGCAGTTAGGTTAATTCCCGCAGGTTTTTTACTAATTCTTGGAGGTGTTTATTTTGGCAGAAGTCAACCTAAAGGTTGGCAAGCATGGTTATGGATTAGTTTGTTTGCATTGGTTGATGGCACGATGTTTCAGGGGTTCCTAGCGCAGGGATTAGTGAGAACTAATGCAGGGCTTGGATCATTGCTTATTGATTCACAACCCTTAGCAGTTGCCGTACTCGCAGCAGTGTTAT includes:
- the yidC gene encoding membrane protein insertase YidC, with protein sequence MDFGVGFLSNNIMLPFLDFFYGIVPSYGLAIIALTLVVRFALFPVSANQLRSMRRMKIANPVMQQRIKEVQERYKSDPAKQQEELAKVNSANFKEFGNPLSGCLPALVQLPILFALFATLRGSPFADINYSLNFQISPAENQEQIIHQAFTSPSQNVYFADRVHYPVLATAVNGTNLAIGEQSKIILQTAQGQDFKALAAEYPDVELTPKWKVTKGQDLVEVLDDGTVVAKQSGEVTVQATVPGLASNKGFLFIKALGKTGVTNADGSINWDIVIMVLGFGISLYANQAISSGSTPKNDSPSPETAQQDTMNKLTPIIFSGMFLFFPLPSGVMLYMLIANIFQTLQAFIVAKEPLPENLQKLVTVSANAAPASKAKTEPKSITPSKSESSKIPFDAKAKKATVVDDKDKDGKTPTKSALPFEPNSNSSKKKKKS
- a CDS encoding PH domain-containing protein, translating into MAVNEEVYYEGAPHIGDLIISLLMSIFVITIPFGIAAIARALWVRYRITNRRITVTGGWRGQTRTDVVYAEIVKIVTVPRGLGSWGDMVLTLKDGSRLELKSLPKFRETYEYIESKLSLKAQDRSGAIGSKA
- the rnpA gene encoding ribonuclease P protein component, whose protein sequence is MLPNQNRLRRREEFAKVYANGDRYRGTYLNMRILVDSKAEFTKIGIVVSKKVNKLAVSRNRFKRQLRAIFRQLLSQLKSGLQIVVTVIASQSKPTYQQLWDDLWNLLAKAKVLHGS
- the rpmH gene encoding 50S ribosomal protein L34 — translated: MTKRTLRGSVRKKKRTSGFRARMESPTGRRVIKARRSRGRVRLTTV
- a CDS encoding L-lactate MFS transporter, which translates into the protein MRLPKFFDRDRTIAPPQFNRWFIAIAALAIHLSIGQVYAFSVFNLPLTKLIGITQSAPDDWRLTTLGWIFSCAIAFLGLSAATFGRWVEREGPRKAMFVAALCFSGGFFISAIGVALHQIILLYLGYGVLGGIGLGIGYISPVSTLIKWFPDRPGMATGIAIMGFGGGAIIGSPFAVQLMEFFKSSTSVGVMPTFLTMGISYFCLMMIGVAFVRVPHPDWLPANYQPNLIAQPLVTKANVSAYDAIHTPQFWLLWIVLCTNVTAGIGILSQASPMIQEIFQVTPKEGAMFVSLLSLFNMLGRFFWSSVSDYLGRKRTYIVFFGLGILLYPLIPVIGHLHNIFLFDVCFCIVLSTYGGGFATIPAYLRDLFGTMHVGAIHGRLLTAWSVAGVLGPVMINYIHDYQIKIGVPKAESYMMTMYIMAVFLCLGLLADLSVKAVDRKYYYVPPTPEQ
- a CDS encoding HU family DNA-binding protein encodes the protein MNKGELVDAIAKKAAEKGVSVNKKTADEVLSATLEVIIDTVASGDKVTLVGFGSFEARDRKAREGRNPKTGEKMEIPATKVPAFSAGKSFKEQVSPPSD